Below is a window of Sphingomonas ginkgonis DNA.
GCGAGATGGCGAAGGGAGGCGCGCACCCGCTCAAGCTCCTGGATCCTGGCGTCCAGCGCCTCAATCTGCTCAATGGCAAGCTCGCGTGCGCGGGCGCGATCGTCGGTTGCGTCGAGGGCCAACAACTCGCCGATCTGCTCCAGCGTGAACCCTGCAGCTTGCGCCGAACGGATAAAGCGCAGGCGGCGCACATCATCGACACCGTAGCGCCGAATACCGCCGCTCGCACC
It encodes the following:
- a CDS encoding MerR family transcriptional regulator; protein product: MATLTIAGLAREGDVGVETVRYYQRRGLLDTPDRPDGPGASGGIRRYGVDDVRRLRFIRSAQAAGFTLEQIGELLALDATDDRARARELAIEQIEALDARIQELERVRASLRHLARECGSGSAGPCPILQAFDHA